A single Chitinimonas sp. BJYL2 DNA region contains:
- a CDS encoding cytochrome c1, producing the protein MKNKIAQLLAACALLFPMTAQAAGGGVALDHAPIDVQNAESLQRGAKLFVNYCLSCHGAASMRYNRLMDLGLSEQQIKDNLMLAGEKVGDTMRVSMTAKDGKVWFGATPPDLTVIARSRGADWLYTYLRGFYRDESRPTGWNNVVFDKVGMPHVLWELQGEQQLRVVDGKAPANGAVTRSWEVVEHVDGKDKVTTHQLVLTSSGKATQLLSDGNANTLDYDNQMTDLTNYLVWMGEPAQVTRERVGYGVLLFLLFVLIPISYLLKKEYWRDIH; encoded by the coding sequence ATGAAAAACAAGATTGCTCAGCTGCTTGCCGCGTGCGCACTGCTGTTCCCGATGACTGCTCAGGCAGCGGGCGGCGGCGTGGCGCTCGACCATGCACCGATCGACGTGCAGAACGCCGAATCGCTGCAACGGGGCGCCAAGCTCTTCGTGAACTACTGCCTGTCGTGTCACGGCGCGGCCTCCATGCGTTACAACCGCCTGATGGATCTGGGCCTGTCCGAACAGCAGATCAAGGACAACCTGATGCTCGCCGGTGAAAAAGTGGGCGACACCATGCGTGTCTCCATGACCGCCAAGGACGGCAAGGTGTGGTTCGGCGCGACGCCTCCTGACCTGACCGTGATTGCCCGTTCGCGCGGCGCAGACTGGCTGTACACCTATCTGCGCGGCTTCTACCGCGACGAGAGCCGCCCCACGGGCTGGAACAATGTGGTGTTCGACAAGGTCGGCATGCCGCACGTACTGTGGGAGCTGCAAGGCGAACAACAGTTGCGCGTGGTTGACGGCAAGGCCCCTGCCAATGGTGCGGTCACACGTTCCTGGGAAGTGGTCGAGCATGTGGATGGCAAGGACAAGGTCACCACGCATCAACTGGTGCTGACCAGCAGTGGCAAGGCCACCCAGTTGCTCAGCGATGGCAATGCCAACACGCTGGACTACGACAACCAGATGACTGACCTGACCAACTACCTGGTGTGGATGGGTGAGCCGGCACAGGTGACGCGTGAGCGCGTGGGTTACGGCGTGCTGCTGTTCCTGCTGTTCGTGCTGATCCCGATCAGCTACCTGCTCAAGAAAGAGTACTGGCGCGATATCCACTGA
- the purN gene encoding phosphoribosylglycinamide formyltransferase translates to MKNIVILISGRGSNMQAIVDAGIPGARIAAVISNRPAAAGLAWAAERGIATVALDHKQYPSREAFDEALAHAIDAHAADLVVLAGFMRILTPAFTQRYEGRMLNIHPSLLPAFPGLYTHQRAIESGCKLAGCTVHFVTAELDHGPIVSQAAVPILDDDTEDTVSARVLLEEHKLYPAAVRAFVEGRLQIDGLRVREQR, encoded by the coding sequence ATGAAAAACATCGTCATCCTGATTTCCGGCCGTGGCTCGAATATGCAAGCCATTGTCGATGCCGGCATCCCCGGTGCGCGCATCGCTGCTGTCATCAGCAACCGTCCTGCTGCGGCCGGGCTGGCCTGGGCCGCCGAGCGTGGCATTGCCACGGTCGCACTCGATCACAAGCAGTACCCGAGCCGCGAGGCGTTTGACGAGGCACTGGCGCACGCCATCGATGCCCACGCGGCCGATCTGGTCGTGCTGGCCGGCTTCATGCGCATCCTCACGCCAGCCTTCACCCAGCGCTACGAGGGCCGGATGCTCAATATCCATCCCTCCCTGCTGCCGGCGTTTCCCGGTCTGTACACGCACCAACGCGCCATCGAGTCCGGTTGCAAGCTGGCGGGTTGCACCGTGCACTTTGTGACCGCCGAACTCGACCATGGCCCCATCGTGTCGCAAGCCGCGGTACCCATTCTCGATGACGATACCGAGGACACCGTCTCGGCCCGCGTGCTGCTCGAGGAACACAAGCTTTATCCAGCCGCGGTACGCGCCTTTGTTGAAGGCCGCCTGCAGATCGACGGCCTGCGGGTTCGCGAGCAGCGCTGA
- a CDS encoding DUF3108 domain-containing protein → MRAWLAPRCLIALLVSLLVHLIGMFGETAWHYLMHAADSSEPIVRKTGRTLQRQQLANERSALPSHPVDEFIVQLGRADLIPAAPPAAMPPPAVPAAPPPRDQPAPSPKPTAQARTEPAPALPAVPVALATPELPALPTSVVADTQAPPPTGSARAVPPPPAPPAPVIGPFPRKIEIAYMVKGLVVAEHRWQAEQGRYQIDTRGSLLGNSFAMHSEGEIGAAGLKPLRFVGYRDDKPEPRYAVEFDWAAGLVTVGEPAKRKTLPLLAGAQDVFSAAYQFALLGEQQPRLDLQVITGRNAYQVTFSLRGEAELVLSGRKITTLVMAGAYEQRQFAFFLAPEWHNLPVRIRYQDGETVHELMAVDIRIDGKTVLERSKPAKRER, encoded by the coding sequence ATGCGGGCCTGGCTGGCGCCACGCTGCTTGATTGCGCTGCTGGTTTCGCTGCTCGTGCACTTGATCGGCATGTTCGGCGAGACCGCCTGGCACTACCTGATGCACGCGGCCGATAGCAGCGAACCCATAGTGCGCAAGACCGGGCGCACTCTGCAGCGCCAGCAACTGGCCAACGAGCGCAGCGCCCTGCCCAGCCATCCCGTGGACGAATTCATCGTGCAGCTGGGTCGCGCCGACCTTATCCCGGCAGCGCCACCTGCCGCCATGCCCCCTCCTGCCGTGCCGGCAGCCCCGCCGCCCAGAGACCAGCCGGCACCGTCACCCAAGCCGACAGCGCAAGCCCGCACAGAGCCGGCGCCGGCGCTACCTGCCGTGCCCGTCGCCTTGGCCACGCCCGAGCTACCCGCCCTGCCCACAAGCGTCGTCGCCGATACCCAGGCCCCGCCACCCACAGGCAGTGCGCGAGCCGTACCGCCGCCACCTGCACCGCCAGCGCCGGTCATCGGCCCGTTTCCCCGCAAGATCGAAATCGCTTACATGGTGAAGGGTCTGGTCGTGGCAGAGCATCGCTGGCAGGCCGAACAGGGTCGCTATCAGATCGACACGCGCGGTAGCCTGCTTGGCAACTCCTTCGCCATGCACAGCGAGGGCGAAATCGGGGCCGCGGGCCTCAAGCCCCTGCGCTTCGTCGGCTACCGCGACGACAAGCCCGAACCGCGCTATGCCGTGGAATTCGACTGGGCTGCGGGCCTGGTCACGGTAGGTGAGCCCGCCAAGCGCAAGACCCTGCCCTTGCTTGCCGGTGCGCAAGATGTTTTTTCCGCTGCCTACCAATTTGCCCTGCTGGGTGAGCAGCAACCACGTCTGGACCTGCAGGTGATTACCGGTCGCAACGCCTATCAGGTCACCTTCTCGCTGCGGGGCGAGGCGGAGCTGGTGCTATCGGGACGCAAGATCACCACGCTCGTCATGGCCGGCGCGTATGAGCAGCGCCAGTTTGCGTTCTTTCTGGCGCCGGAATGGCACAACCTGCCGGTACGTATCCGCTATCAGGACGGCGAGACGGTGCATGAATTGATGGCGGTGGATATCCGCATTGATGGCAAGACCGTACTTGAACGCAGCAAGCCAGCGAAACGCGAGCGATAA
- the hda gene encoding DnaA regulatory inactivator Hda, whose product MKQLPLDLQLPDPTGFDDFLIGPNLEAFLALKALADGESPESCVYLWGQAGAGKSHLLRATVARAGDAGLDALYLDARTVAPGESAHGHALLAVDHVDALDPAGQIALFGLINAQRECGFAIVTAGQQAPAHMPLRDDLRTRLGWGLVFEIAEPADEDKAALLRHRARARGCEVDESVCRWLVSHQRRDIGGLVSLLDALDRAALAAQRPLTLPLVRDFLRDAEAGN is encoded by the coding sequence ATGAAGCAGCTGCCGCTCGACCTGCAATTACCCGACCCGACGGGCTTCGATGATTTCCTGATCGGCCCCAATCTGGAGGCGTTTCTGGCGCTCAAGGCGCTGGCAGATGGCGAGTCGCCCGAATCATGCGTTTACTTGTGGGGGCAGGCCGGTGCGGGCAAATCGCATCTGCTGCGCGCTACCGTGGCTCGCGCCGGCGATGCGGGCCTCGACGCCCTGTATCTGGATGCGCGTACGGTGGCGCCGGGGGAATCGGCCCATGGTCACGCGCTCCTGGCCGTGGATCATGTCGATGCGCTCGATCCGGCAGGTCAGATTGCCCTGTTCGGTCTGATCAACGCCCAGCGTGAGTGCGGTTTTGCAATCGTTACGGCCGGGCAGCAGGCACCGGCGCATATGCCATTGCGCGATGACCTGCGCACGCGCCTGGGTTGGGGGCTGGTATTCGAAATTGCCGAACCGGCAGATGAAGACAAGGCCGCCCTGTTACGACACCGCGCCCGCGCCCGCGGGTGTGAGGTGGACGAATCGGTCTGCCGCTGGCTGGTCAGTCACCAGCGCCGCGATATCGGCGGCTTGGTCAGCCTGCTTGATGCACTCGACCGAGCGGCGCTGGCGGCGCAGCGGCCGCTGACTTTGCCACTGGTGCGGGATTTCCTCCGCGACGCAGAGGCTGGTAACTAA
- the purM gene encoding phosphoribosylformylglycinamidine cyclo-ligase: protein MSQDKPSLSYRDAGVDIDAGDQLVENIKPFAKRTMRPEVLSGIGGFGGLVEISKKYKEPVLVSGTDGVGTKLKLAFELNRHDTVGVDLVAMSVNDILVQGAEPLFFLDYFACGKLDVTSATEVIKGIASGCEQSGCALIGGETAEMPGMYPAGEYDLAGFAVGVVEKSKIITGETIRPGDVVLGLASNGAHSNGYSLVRKILHLTEADYNAPFDNGRTLADVVMAPTRLYVKPILKLMEKLTVKGMAHITGGGITENVPRVLPANVVAQIDAKSWQMPKLFQWLQVQGNVAQQEMYRTFNCGIGMVVIVAAEHADDAEMLLAGEGETVYRIGTVRARNGDEHQTQVA from the coding sequence ATGAGCCAAGACAAGCCCAGCCTTTCCTACCGCGATGCCGGTGTCGATATCGACGCAGGCGATCAGTTGGTCGAGAACATCAAACCCTTTGCCAAGCGCACGATGCGCCCCGAGGTCCTCAGCGGCATTGGCGGCTTTGGCGGCCTGGTCGAGATCAGCAAGAAATACAAGGAGCCGGTACTGGTATCGGGCACCGATGGTGTGGGCACCAAACTCAAGCTCGCGTTCGAGTTGAACCGTCACGACACAGTGGGCGTCGATCTGGTCGCCATGAGCGTCAACGACATCCTCGTACAAGGCGCCGAGCCGCTGTTCTTCCTCGATTACTTCGCCTGCGGCAAGCTCGATGTCACCAGCGCCACCGAAGTCATCAAGGGCATTGCCAGCGGCTGCGAGCAAAGCGGCTGCGCGCTGATCGGCGGCGAAACCGCCGAAATGCCGGGCATGTACCCGGCTGGCGAGTACGATCTGGCCGGCTTTGCGGTGGGCGTGGTCGAGAAGAGCAAGATCATCACCGGTGAAACCATCCGGCCCGGTGATGTGGTGCTCGGTCTGGCGTCCAACGGCGCGCACTCGAACGGCTACTCGCTGGTCCGCAAGATCCTGCATCTGACCGAAGCCGACTACAACGCGCCCTTCGACAACGGCCGCACCCTGGCTGATGTGGTGATGGCCCCGACACGCCTTTACGTCAAGCCCATCCTCAAGCTGATGGAAAAGCTGACCGTGAAAGGCATGGCCCACATCACTGGCGGCGGCATCACCGAAAACGTACCGCGCGTGCTGCCGGCCAATGTAGTGGCGCAAATTGACGCCAAGAGCTGGCAAATGCCCAAGCTGTTCCAGTGGCTGCAAGTCCAGGGCAATGTCGCGCAGCAGGAGATGTATCGCACCTTCAATTGCGGTATCGGCATGGTGGTGATTGTCGCTGCCGAGCACGCTGACGATGCCGAGATGCTGCTGGCTGGCGAAGGTGAAACCGTTTACCGCATCGGCACCGTGCGTGCCCGTAACGGCGACGAGCATCAGACGCAAGTCGCTTGA
- a CDS encoding nuclear transport factor 2 family protein → MTLSERCLHYLDRYAHKDLAALDSLFADDITLRDWKIAVQGKAAALDESRKNFAAAEQITITPLAMHEAGDTVAAELHIVVNGTEQLYVVDILRFNAAGQITAIRAYLGRGD, encoded by the coding sequence ATGACCCTCAGCGAACGCTGCCTGCACTACCTGGACCGCTACGCCCATAAGGATCTGGCCGCGCTCGATAGCCTGTTTGCCGACGACATCACCTTGCGCGACTGGAAGATCGCCGTGCAGGGCAAGGCGGCGGCGCTGGACGAGAGCCGCAAGAACTTTGCCGCTGCCGAGCAGATCACCATCACACCGCTGGCTATGCATGAGGCAGGCGACACCGTCGCTGCAGAGCTGCACATCGTGGTGAATGGCACGGAGCAGCTGTACGTGGTCGATATCCTCCGCTTCAATGCCGCAGGCCAAATTACCGCCATTCGCGCCTACCTTGGCCGAGGCGATTGA
- a CDS encoding DUF3108 domain-containing protein: MPLLRLIALLCVLLVAPVRADTLPAQARIVYSAKLSGLTVGEAVQSWRVSEGRYRLTTELNPIIGPRIRYESQGLLTDAGLKPQDYAEYRNRDETPRHLARFEWARKLVVQGAPDRLQQHKLDTGAQELNALPFHLAFLGAARTAHVQVATGRKLRNDRFTQAGMQTVSLKGQQVDARVWRSESGDDRTEFWLAPGHANLPVRILRQDDKGELQLIAQTIEFQQE, encoded by the coding sequence ATGCCCCTACTTCGCTTGATTGCCTTGCTCTGCGTGTTGCTGGTTGCGCCCGTCCGCGCGGATACCCTGCCAGCGCAGGCGCGCATCGTCTATTCCGCCAAGCTGTCCGGACTGACCGTGGGCGAAGCGGTACAATCGTGGCGCGTCAGCGAGGGGCGTTACCGCCTTACCACCGAGCTCAACCCCATCATCGGCCCGCGTATCCGCTACGAGAGCCAGGGGCTGCTTACCGATGCCGGGCTCAAGCCGCAGGACTACGCCGAGTACCGGAATCGTGACGAAACCCCTCGCCATCTGGCGCGATTCGAGTGGGCACGCAAGCTGGTGGTGCAGGGCGCGCCCGACCGATTGCAACAACACAAGCTCGATACCGGCGCGCAGGAGCTCAATGCCCTGCCATTTCATCTGGCTTTTCTCGGTGCGGCACGCACGGCCCATGTGCAGGTCGCCACAGGCCGCAAGTTGCGCAACGATCGCTTCACCCAGGCCGGCATGCAGACAGTCAGCCTGAAAGGTCAGCAAGTCGATGCGCGCGTATGGCGCAGCGAATCCGGTGACGACCGTACCGAATTCTGGCTGGCCCCCGGCCATGCCAACCTGCCGGTCCGCATTCTTCGCCAGGATGACAAGGGCGAACTGCAACTGATCGCGCAGACCATCGAGTTTCAACAGGAGTAA
- a CDS encoding RsmB/NOP family class I SAM-dependent RNA methyltransferase, whose protein sequence is MSSIKPELFAASLTALRAAISFSAPADAVLSRFFRENPNLGSHDRQFVAEAVFGVLRKKRLLDRVCAPDSNPRRLLLAWLARSGRNLREFEAVVTRDDERAFVGSVKGFSLDQLSLAERAELPDWVADELQAAGMPDADIVTLGQSLSQAAPLDLRVNVGKMKRESVQVELAAHGIHAEPTPYSPFGLRAQGKPAVNRLGLFTAGAIEVQDEGSQLLGLLVGPKRGEMVADFCAGAGGKTLLLGMLMASTGRLYAFDVAEKRLANLKPRLARSGLSNVQPQRIESENDSRIKRLAGKLDRVLVDAPCSGMGTLRRNPDLKFRQSAQSVDELNAKQASILASAARMVKVGGRLVYATCSILPRENQGIVDAFLQAHPGFALVPANEVLAEQKIGLDTGPYLQLNPAAHGCDGFFAAVLTRVA, encoded by the coding sequence ATGTCATCCATCAAGCCCGAACTGTTCGCGGCGTCCCTGACCGCCCTGCGTGCGGCCATTTCTTTCAGCGCCCCGGCGGATGCCGTGTTGTCGCGCTTCTTCCGCGAAAATCCGAACCTGGGCAGCCACGATCGCCAATTCGTGGCCGAGGCGGTGTTCGGGGTGCTGCGCAAGAAACGCCTGCTTGATCGCGTCTGTGCCCCCGATAGCAATCCACGCCGCCTCCTGCTGGCCTGGCTGGCCCGTTCGGGGCGCAATCTGCGTGAGTTCGAGGCGGTGGTCACACGCGACGACGAGCGCGCGTTTGTCGGCTCGGTCAAAGGCTTTTCGCTCGATCAGCTCAGCCTCGCGGAGCGCGCCGAGCTGCCGGACTGGGTGGCTGACGAGCTGCAGGCCGCCGGCATGCCAGACGCCGACATCGTGACCCTGGGGCAGTCGCTCTCGCAAGCTGCGCCGCTGGACCTGCGTGTGAACGTGGGCAAGATGAAACGGGAATCCGTGCAGGTGGAGCTGGCAGCTCATGGCATCCATGCCGAGCCCACGCCGTACTCTCCTTTCGGGTTACGCGCGCAAGGCAAGCCGGCGGTGAATCGTCTGGGGCTGTTTACGGCCGGCGCTATTGAGGTCCAGGACGAAGGCAGCCAGCTGCTGGGTTTGCTGGTTGGCCCCAAGCGCGGCGAGATGGTGGCCGATTTCTGTGCCGGCGCGGGCGGCAAGACACTGTTGCTGGGGATGTTGATGGCCTCCACCGGCAGGCTCTATGCATTTGACGTTGCCGAAAAGCGTCTTGCCAACCTCAAACCCAGACTGGCCCGCTCGGGGCTGTCGAACGTGCAGCCACAGCGGATCGAAAGCGAGAACGACAGCCGGATCAAGCGGCTGGCTGGCAAGCTCGACCGCGTACTTGTTGACGCGCCTTGCTCGGGCATGGGCACGCTGCGCCGCAACCCGGATCTCAAATTCCGCCAGAGTGCGCAGTCCGTGGATGAGCTTAATGCCAAGCAGGCATCAATCCTCGCCTCGGCGGCACGCATGGTGAAAGTGGGTGGCAGGCTGGTCTACGCCACCTGTTCGATCCTGCCGCGCGAGAATCAGGGCATTGTGGACGCCTTCTTGCAGGCCCATCCCGGCTTTGCGCTGGTGCCCGCCAACGAGGTGCTCGCCGAGCAGAAAATCGGGCTGGATACGGGTCCGTATTTGCAGCTGAACCCGGCCGCACACGGCTGCGATGGCTTCTTCGCCGCAGTGCTGACCCGTGTCGCCTGA
- a CDS encoding cytochrome bc complex cytochrome b subunit, translating into MSKLQALTNSVMGWVDDRFPATKMYKEHLSEYYAPKNFNFWYFFGSLALLVLVIQIVTGIFLTMNYKPDGSLIPGTNVSVAFSSVEYIMRDVAGGWIIRYMHSTGASMFFVVVYLHMFRGLVYGSYKQPRELIWIFGMLIFLCLMAEAFLGYLLPWGQMSFWGAQVIVNLFASIPVIGPDLSVWIRGDFVVSDATLNRFFALHVIAVPLVLLALVVAHIVALHEVGSNNPDGVEIKKNKDPKTGHPVDGIPFHPYYTVKDILGVSVFLVVFSYVVFFAPEMGGFFLEHPNFDPADPLKTPAHIAPVWYFTPFYAILRAIPSFLGTQVWGVIGMGAAVVIIAFLPWLDRSPVKSIRYRGRNFKIALVLFIISFIGLGILGAKAPTGLRTILSQIFTFIYFAFFIAMPFYTRNDVGTTPVPSRTTDTNTERQVAFAGYVALTLIGAFVFAKLV; encoded by the coding sequence ATGAGCAAACTGCAAGCCCTGACAAACTCAGTAATGGGTTGGGTCGATGATCGCTTCCCGGCGACGAAGATGTACAAGGAGCACCTCTCCGAGTACTACGCGCCCAAGAACTTCAACTTCTGGTACTTCTTCGGTTCGCTGGCCCTGCTGGTGCTGGTGATCCAGATCGTCACCGGTATTTTCCTGACGATGAACTACAAGCCGGACGGTTCGCTGATCCCCGGTACGAATGTCTCCGTCGCCTTCTCCTCGGTCGAATACATCATGCGTGATGTGGCTGGTGGCTGGATCATCCGCTACATGCATTCGACGGGCGCCTCGATGTTCTTCGTGGTCGTTTATCTGCACATGTTCCGCGGTCTCGTGTACGGCTCCTACAAGCAGCCGCGCGAACTGATCTGGATCTTCGGCATGCTGATCTTCCTGTGCCTGATGGCCGAAGCCTTCTTGGGCTATCTGCTGCCATGGGGCCAGATGTCGTTCTGGGGTGCGCAGGTGATCGTGAACCTGTTTGCCTCGATCCCCGTGATCGGCCCGGACCTGTCGGTGTGGATCCGCGGTGACTTCGTGGTGTCCGATGCTACGCTGAACCGCTTCTTCGCCCTGCACGTGATTGCCGTGCCGCTGGTGCTGCTGGCCCTGGTTGTGGCGCACATCGTTGCCCTGCACGAAGTCGGTTCGAACAACCCGGATGGCGTCGAGATCAAGAAGAACAAGGACCCCAAGACCGGTCACCCGGTGGATGGCATCCCGTTCCATCCTTACTACACCGTCAAGGACATCCTGGGCGTGTCGGTTTTCCTGGTCGTATTCAGCTATGTGGTGTTCTTTGCGCCGGAAATGGGCGGCTTCTTCCTTGAACACCCGAACTTCGACCCGGCTGATCCGCTGAAGACCCCGGCGCACATTGCCCCGGTCTGGTACTTCACCCCGTTCTACGCCATCCTGCGCGCGATTCCGTCCTTCCTGGGTACGCAGGTCTGGGGTGTGATCGGCATGGGCGCCGCCGTGGTGATCATCGCCTTCCTGCCTTGGCTGGATCGCAGCCCGGTGAAGTCGATCCGCTACCGTGGCCGTAACTTCAAGATCGCGCTGGTGCTGTTCATCATCTCGTTCATCGGTCTCGGCATCCTCGGCGCCAAGGCACCGACGGGCCTGCGCACCATCCTGTCGCAGATCTTCACCTTCATCTACTTCGCCTTCTTTATTGCGATGCCGTTCTACACCCGTAACGATGTCGGCACCACGCCGGTACCGTCACGTACGACCGACACCAATACCGAACGCCAGGTTGCGTTTGCCGGCTACGTCGCACTGACGCTGATTGGCGCCTTCGTGTTCGCCAAGCTGGTCTGA
- a CDS encoding ClpXP protease specificity-enhancing factor — MKPTPIKPYLMRAIHEWCSDHGYTPYLVVAVRGKLQVPMEFVKNGEITLNVSYNATRNLQLGDDFVHFSARFNGVSRDIVVPIGAVVSLFARETGEGMAWEPEFAEEGTEESERVSSLRPVSAAPEALSASEPDVASGDDTEPDDTPPPAPPAGRGHLRVVK, encoded by the coding sequence ATGAAACCCACACCGATCAAGCCCTACCTGATGCGCGCCATACACGAGTGGTGCTCGGATCACGGCTATACGCCCTACTTGGTGGTGGCCGTGCGTGGCAAGCTGCAGGTGCCGATGGAGTTCGTGAAGAATGGCGAGATCACGCTCAACGTGAGTTACAACGCGACGCGCAATCTGCAGCTTGGCGATGACTTCGTGCACTTTTCGGCTCGCTTCAATGGCGTCTCTCGGGACATCGTGGTGCCGATTGGTGCTGTGGTGTCGCTGTTTGCACGCGAAACCGGCGAGGGCATGGCTTGGGAGCCCGAGTTCGCGGAAGAGGGTACGGAAGAAAGCGAGCGTGTCTCTTCGCTGCGCCCGGTGAGTGCGGCCCCTGAGGCCCTGTCGGCTAGTGAGCCTGATGTGGCTAGCGGTGATGACACCGAGCCCGACGATACGCCACCGCCCGCACCACCGGCGGGGCGTGGTCATTTGCGTGTAGTGAAGTAG
- a CDS encoding glutathione S-transferase N-terminal domain-containing protein, translating into MMTLYSGTSCPFSHRCRIVLFEKGMDFQIVDVDIHNKPEDLAVMNPYNEVPVLVERDLCLYESNIINEYIDERFPHPQLMPADPIMRGRARLMLFNFERELFVHVKTLESGTSSKKDLEKARATIRDNLGQIAVIFTKQKFMLGDEFSMLDVAIAPLLWRLEHYGVEVSKPMAPLLKYAERLFGRQAFIDSMTPNEKAMRK; encoded by the coding sequence ATGATGACGCTCTACTCCGGCACCTCGTGCCCTTTCAGCCACCGCTGCCGTATTGTCCTGTTTGAAAAGGGCATGGATTTCCAGATTGTGGACGTGGATATCCACAACAAGCCCGAAGATCTCGCGGTGATGAATCCGTATAACGAAGTGCCTGTGCTGGTCGAACGCGACCTCTGCCTGTACGAGTCGAACATCATCAATGAATACATCGACGAGCGTTTCCCGCATCCACAACTGATGCCCGCCGATCCGATCATGCGTGGCCGCGCCCGCCTGATGCTGTTCAACTTCGAGCGCGAACTGTTCGTGCATGTGAAGACGCTGGAAAGCGGTACCTCCAGCAAGAAAGATCTGGAGAAGGCGCGCGCCACCATCCGTGACAATCTCGGCCAGATTGCCGTGATCTTCACCAAGCAGAAGTTCATGCTGGGTGATGAGTTCTCGATGCTGGATGTGGCGATTGCCCCCTTGCTCTGGCGTCTGGAGCACTACGGTGTGGAAGTGTCCAAGCCGATGGCACCTCTGCTCAAGTATGCAGAGCGTCTCTTTGGTCGTCAGGCGTTCATCGATTCGATGACGCCGAACGAAAAGGCCATGCGCAAGTAA
- a CDS encoding AI-2E family transporter, producing MRPARRSRSLLARYAPVAIAAVVAVVLYLLAPVLAPFLTAGVLAYILAPLVDRLSGRGISRALAVSMVMVVGLLLLVALVLVIVPLFVRQLSELYGYLPQALVWARETLAPWLQQRLGVDAALDLDSIKAWLAAHTSEAGQLLRAMLPSITTGSLALVGLFANLVLIPVVLFYFLRDWPQLLRDADDLLPRRWHAKFHELAGEVDAVLGEFLRGQVAVMLIMSMFYSAALWLAGLQSALPIGVIAGLLVFVPYLGLIVGALLATLAAALQFQSLLGLVPVWGVFLLGQLIEGFVVTPKLVGERIGLHPVAVIFALMAFGQLFGFVGILLALPLAAVLLVGLRHVRSYYMASTLYRK from the coding sequence ATGAGACCCGCCCGCCGCTCCCGTTCCCTGCTCGCCCGTTACGCCCCTGTGGCTATCGCTGCGGTGGTCGCTGTCGTCCTCTATCTGCTCGCCCCGGTATTGGCACCCTTCCTGACGGCAGGCGTGCTCGCTTACATCCTGGCCCCGCTGGTGGACAGGCTGTCCGGGCGCGGGATTTCCCGTGCGCTCGCGGTCAGTATGGTCATGGTGGTCGGCCTGCTGCTGTTGGTAGCGCTGGTGCTGGTGATCGTGCCGCTGTTCGTTCGCCAGCTCAGCGAACTGTACGGCTACCTGCCCCAGGCACTGGTCTGGGCGCGCGAGACGCTGGCCCCTTGGCTGCAACAGCGCCTTGGGGTGGATGCCGCGCTGGATCTCGACAGCATCAAGGCCTGGCTGGCCGCCCACACCAGTGAGGCCGGACAGTTGCTGCGGGCCATGCTGCCGTCGATCACCACGGGCAGCCTCGCGCTGGTCGGGCTGTTTGCCAATCTGGTGCTGATTCCTGTTGTGCTGTTTTATTTCCTGCGCGACTGGCCGCAACTGCTGCGCGATGCGGACGACCTGCTGCCACGCCGCTGGCATGCCAAGTTCCACGAACTGGCCGGCGAGGTGGATGCCGTGCTGGGCGAATTCCTGCGCGGGCAGGTGGCAGTCATGCTGATCATGTCGATGTTCTACAGCGCCGCATTGTGGCTGGCCGGCTTGCAGTCGGCCCTGCCGATCGGTGTGATTGCCGGTCTGCTGGTGTTTGTTCCCTATCTGGGCCTGATCGTCGGGGCGTTGCTGGCTACCCTGGCGGCTGCCTTGCAGTTCCAGTCGCTGCTGGGTTTGGTGCCGGTTTGGGGTGTGTTCCTGCTCGGCCAGTTGATCGAGGGGTTTGTGGTTACCCCCAAGCTGGTGGGCGAGCGCATCGGCCTGCATCCGGTGGCGGTGATTTTTGCCCTGATGGCGTTCGGCCAGCTGTTCGGTTTCGTCGGCATCCTGCTGGCCTTGCCGCTGGCGGCGGTATTGCTGGTGGGTTTGCGCCATGTCCGCAGCTATTACATGGCGAGCACGCTGTACCGCAAATGA